The Deltaproteobacteria bacterium sequence CCCCGGCCAAGCAGCTCGACGTCTGCATGCTCGCCTCAGCTTCCGTTCGACGAGGGCGAGGTCAGGGCTCGAGCGGCCCCATGCCGCACAGGTCTTCCCGATCTCGTCAATCGCGCGGTCGATCGTCTCCTCGGTAACGGCCACTCCGCGCGCGCCGAGCTGCGCGAATACCTGGCCGGGGCGCAACCAGCCCCGCGACGCCGCAATGACCGCGGTCGCGACGTCCTCGACCTGAAGATGACCCGCCAGCACCGCGACGTCGGTGGGCGTCAACCCCAGGCGCAGAAGCGCCGCGGGCTGACTCTTGCACCAGGCCTTCTGCTCGGTATCTCCCGCCTCCGACCGCAGCAGCCGCACCAGAGTGTCGGCGTTGGCGATCGCCGCGGCCTGGTCCCCGTCGATGGGCGCCAGAACCAACGCGCCGTCCCCCGCGAGCCAGCGCGCGATGCGCGAGGGGACTCCGAGGCCGCCATGACACGCGGCGGAGAACGCCTCGCCCGCGATGATCTCGAGCACGTCCTCATCCAGCAGGGGGACGCGCCCAGCTGTGCCTCCGATGGTTCGCCCTTCGAGCTCCCGCCGAGACGTGGCCGAAAGCTCGGTTGCCCAGGTTGCGAGCCGTGCTGCATCGGCCGACGCGGTGTCCAGAAAGCCGATGGTGGCCTGCGTTTCCTGCAGATTCCGCCGGTGGTCAGAGATGAGGCGCTCGACGCCCTCCGTGTACGCGGCGATCTGTCGATCGATGGCCTCCCGGAAGACATTCAGGTAGCTAGCGTCGTCGCCATCCAGCAGCTGGTTGGTGCGGCGCACCGCAGACAGGGCAATGGCGTTCGCCGCCTGGCTGAAACTCTCGAAGGCCTTCGTTTGTAGCTCGGTGATCGAGGTGAAGAGGCCGCCGAGCGCGCCACCGAGCAAGCCTCCGACGATCGCGCCCACCGGGCCGCCGATGGCCATGCCGATCACCCCGAGAGAAGCCTTCCCGACACCTCGCGCGACCTGACCGAGCTCGGGGTCCTGGGACAGGGATTGCACCGTCGAGGAGATGGTCATGGACCCGGAAAAGAGGTTCTCCGCGACGTGTCGGAGTTCCTTGGGATCGGGCGGCCCGGGTTGGGGTACGTTGCTCTCGCGATACATCGTCGCGAACTCCGCATTCGCCGCGCGGAGTGCGACCTCAAGGCACTGCGAGAGAACCGTCGCTACCACCTTTTCCAGGGGTGCGACGAGCTGCGCGCGACAGAGCTGCTCGGCAGAGTGCATGCATATCGCTTTGACGTCGTCCTTCTTTTTCGCCTCGCCGAGTGCAAGGGCAAAGGCCGAGGATGCCCTCTCGACCAGGTCGTCGGCCGCTTTGCTGAACAGGGGGCGCGCCTCGGCGCTGGCGGTCAGATAGGCCTCCGCCGCTCGGCGGAGGACGCCGGACTTCATTTCCTGGGCGTTGGCGATGCGCCGTGCATTCAGTTCGGCGAGCCGTTCGCGGGACTCTTGGCTTTGCTGTTTGGAGATGCGGTCGAGGGTCGTGGCCTGGTTCGCGAAGGACCGTGCCGCACGTTCGAACACCATGGACTCGCGGGATCGCTCCATGAAAGCGATCACGTCCTCTCGCAACCGGACGAGGGTCTGGCGATACCTGCTCGAACCGCCGGTTTGTAGCGAGGAGACGAAGTAGAGATTCACGGTGGATGGAGAGAGCTGGAACTTCTCCGCCAGATTCTCGCGGATGTAGGACTTGGTGTCGTCGGCCTCCTCGTCGTCGAGCACGTCCATCTTGTTCGCGACGAAGAAGATTCGTGACAGGTACGGCGCGAACTCGGAGAAGAACTTCTGCTCGGTGGCCTTCAGGGGGTTGCGAGCGTCGATGAGGAAGATGGCGAGGTGGCAGGCTTCGACGGCGGCGCGCGTGACCTGGTAGTGCCGGGCCTGGTCGGCAGGGGCAAGTCCGGGGTTGATGCCCGGGGTGTCGATGATGTCGAGCGCTGCGGCGAGGTGCGTGCTCGGCAGGCGAATCACGACCTCTTTGAGAGAGTGGGCTCCTCCCGCCTCCGTGGTCACGTCCCAGATGAACTTCTGGGCGCTCTGGCGCCCGGCCGCGGTGAGGCGCCCCTGGGGGTCGAGCGGCAAGTCGGGTCGACCGTGCAGGTGCAGGGCGGTTCGAATCGTGTCGCGCGTCGCTCGGACGTGGGGCCAGAGGCGACGGGGTTCTCCCTGGCCCGTGCTGGCCTCGACCTGGAAGGCCGGGCCGTAGCTCAGCCGCGTGTTGACCGCCGTCGTGGGCTCGAAGTCGGCCGACAGGAGATCGATCTCGAGAAAGGCATTCAGGAAGGTGCTCTTGCCGGAGCTCGTCTCGCCGAGGACCGCCAGGCGGAGGCGACGCTCTCGCGTGAGCCGATCGAATTCGGCACGGGCCCGCACGGTCTCGTCCCGCAGGTCGCCCACCACGTGGCGGCTGGCGGTGAGTGAATCGAGAAAGGCCAGGCCTCGTTGCCGAAGCTCGGTTGGCCCCTGCGAGCTGCGCGGATCCCCCACGGTCAAGCCTCCCGGCGTCGCTGGCTAGGTGAACGGCGGAAAGGTGAAGCCTCCGCCCGACGAGACGAAGTGGTGCAGGTCCATCCCGCCGCTGGCGTTCGCTGTGGCCGTGAGGACCTTGGCGCCCGTCGCGTCGATGACGTGGACCTCGCCGTGCCCCTCGCCAATGTGCGCCAGCTTTTGGTGTCCAGCCGAGTACAGGTTGTGCCCTCCGGCCGGATCCGCGACTGTCTGCGCGAGCTTTCCCCCGCCCATGGCGCCGTGGAAATCTGCACCTCCCACCGCGTTCGGAACCGTGTGCCCGACGTTGACGTGGCCCGCGCCGTAGAAGGTCTGGCCACCCTGCACATTCGGAACCGTGTGCATCACCTTGGCGCCAAAGGCGTCGAAGCCATCGACGCCCCCCGCGTCGTTCGGCACCGTGTGATCCACGTCCGCGAACATATGATGCAGGTCGAACCCCATCCGTCGTCTCCTTTCGTTGCGCTCAGGCCACGAGCTGCCTGAGGGCGTTGATCGAGCTCTCCAAAGGAGCCGTCGATGTGGCGCTCGCAGTGGCGTCTCCTTCGACGGCGAAGTCCGCCTGCCGGCGCGCAACCTCCAGCTCGAACTGTTCTCGCAGGACGCCCGTGAAGGCGTTGAACCAATCGTCCACCTTCTCCAGTAGCGCGTTCAGCGCCCTGGTGCTGACCTCGTGTACGGCTCCGGGGATCTCCGCGGTAATCTGCGCCCGGTTCGCTTCCGCGTGGCGGCTCTGCAGCACCTTGTTGATGGCGGTGCCCGCCACAAGACCTACGATGGCGAACGGACCCAGGGCCAGGAAGGAGGCCGCCAAGAAGCCGGCGGCGGGAAGGGCGAGCCCCACGTACTCGCCGTAGTCTTGAGCCTCGATGACCGGCGCGCTTCCGGAGAAGGAGTCGTCGAGCGCCAGCGTCACCTGAAGCCCGAGGAGCCCTCCAAAGGCCTTGGCATACTCGGCCGTGCTGTGCGCCGCGAAGTCCTCGAGAAACTTCTGCAGCACGGGCCGCATCTCCTCGAACCAGCGCTTGACGTGGCATTGCATCTCGTAGGGCAGGACCTTCTGGCAGAAGGCGCCAAAGTCCCCCTTCATTGTGGACACCCGCACCATCTGGTGCTTGACGAACTCCTCGTTGCGCACGCGCTGGGACTGCGACAAAAGGAGCTTGAGCCGATCTCTGCCATGCGTGAGGCAGTGGTCCACGAACCGATCGAAGCGCCCTCGCGCTTCCTCCATCTGGGCCTCGAACTCGGCCTGCTTGCGGGAGCGCTCCTCCACGCGCATCAGTGCCACCGACCGCCTTGCCTCGAGCCGCGTGCGGAGAGCCGCCGTGAGGCCGGCGACGCGCCGCTCGGCGGTCGCCCGTCGCGCAGCGCCTTCACGCGTCTCGGCGAGCAACCGATCGATCGCGTCCCGCAGCTCCTGAAAGCCCCATTGTGCCGCCACGCCGGAGCGTCCGGCCTCGAGGGCCGCGAGACATCGGGCCGCGTCGCAACCCACGACGATGACCGGCTGCCCAAGCAGCTCCTCGAGCCGCGAGCTAGCGGCAGCCAGCGACTCGGCCACCTCGTCTGCGTCGAGGCGGTCGGTCTTGTTCACGACGAAGATGATCTTCTCGAGCGATGACGAGAGAACTTGTCCCTGAAGAAACTGCGCTTCGCTCTTCGTCAGCGGCGAAGAGGCATCCATGAGGAAGAGCGCAGCGTCCGCCCCTACGAGGAAGTTGTAGGTGATCTCGGCGCGTTGCTCGTTGATGTCGTTCACCCCGGGGGTGTCCACCACGATCACGTCATCGGCGAGGGCGAGCTGCGGCGAGGTGATCCGCACGTAGCGAATATCCGGAGAGCTGAGCTCCCCGTCCGCGCTGAGGCGAGCCAGTGAGGCGGGCGAGAGCTCGATGGAGCTCGTCGCTCCGTCGGTCTTCACCACGGCGGCGCCGTGCGGCTCTCCCTTCTGGATGGTCCAGATGGCGGCCGTCGTGGGAACGATGTCCATGGGGAGGAGCGGCGACCCGATCAGGCAGTTGACCAGGGTCGTCTTCCCCCGATTGAACTCACCGAGCACCACCAGATGCACGGAGGTGAATTGCAGACGCTCGAGCGCCTCGGCCGCGTGCCGGGCGATGTCGGAAAACCCGGCTTCGGTGGCGATCGCTGCCAAGCGGCTGAGCCGTGAAGAGATCTCTTCCACTAGTCCGTCCCTCCAATGAGACGCAGCTCGTCCACGATGGCGGCGAGGTCGTGCGCCTCCGTGCGCAAGGCGGTCGCCCGGTTCCGGCGCTCGGCCAGGGGCCTGCTCGTGGCGGCCTCAAGCTCCGCGGTAGCGCGGTGCAGGTGCTCGGCCGCCAGGCGCTGCGGCACGATGACCTCCTCGTTCACCGCCACAGCGAGCTGGTGGGAGGCCTGCTCTATCGCTTGCCGCGCGCGACCGTCGATGCCCTGCAAGGATTCCGCGACCGAGGTCCTGATCTGCGGCGCGTCGGGCTGGTCAGTGAGATGTTTGCCCAGGAAGGCGCCCAGGAGGCCACCTACACCCGCGCCGATGGGTCCGAGGAGCGCGGCACCGAGAAGCCCCCCTATCGCAGCTCCAATGCCGGAAGCGCTGGACGAGGCGCTGGAATCAGAGGCCGAGACCCGAAGCTCGATTCCTGGCACGTCGCCCGGCGCGAGGAGAGGCGCTGCCCGCAGAGGTCGCGAGTGCTTCGCACAGAGCGTGCCGAGCAATTGATGCGCCGTGGCCTGCGGAATGGCGACCAGCTCGCGCACACCGCGGTTCAGCGCATCGCGCACGGCCGCGATCGATGCCTCGTCAGGGAAGGACTCGGTTGCCATGAGAGCCTTCGTCTCTCGTCGGAGCATGGCGAGCCGATCCTGGACGGCGCGCGTCGCCTCCTCTACGTAACGGGCTCGAGCTACTTCCGTGTCGGCTTCGATCCTCCCCGTGGCTTGCACTGCGCCCTTGTGACGCGCGCGCGATTCCTCGACGGTCGCACGAAGACTCTCGGCCTCCGACTCGATCGCGGTCGCAAGCGACAAGCGCGCGGCGGCGAGGTCGTCCGCTATGCGCGCGATGCGTCGGGTGGCAGTGTCGACGCGGGACTTTCCGGCCCCCCGTTCCAGGAACAGGCGAAGGTGCTTCTCGAACTCCGGGAAGCGCGACTGGGCCAGGGCCTGAGGGTCGCCCAGCTTCCCCAGCAGTGCGAGCTTGGCTGCCAGCGGGAGCACGGGGCTTTCCCTGCAGACGTCTACTTCGGCAAGCCGCTTGTGCACGTAGTCGAGAGCGCGGGAGAGCTTCTCGGGGGCCTCCTGATCGATCTTGTTCACCACGAAGAGCAGTCGGCTCAGATCCTTCGCGAGCACCTTGTCTACGAGGAATCGACGCTCGCTGCCCGAGAAGGGCTGATGCAAGTCGAGCAGCATGATCGCGGCGTCGGCCCGCGAGAGGTAGCCGTAGGTGATCTCCTCCCGCTGCGTGTCGATGTCGTTGACCCCAGGGGTGTCGACCAGCTCGAAGGGCAGGCCCAGGCCGCGGAGGGGCAGGGTGATGTCCACTTTGGCGACTTCATTCCAGGCCGCGTTTTTGGTGGACACGAACCCGTCGAGGTCCTTCGACCCTGTGCCCACGCCGAGCTCGATGACCTCGGGCGGCCGATTCGGCTCTCGCCAGTGCAGCGTGGCCCGCCGTTGCTCCCCGTGGTGCAGAACGGTGATTACAGCCGTTGTGGGGCGGACCGAGGACGGAAGGATCTTCTCTCCAACGAGCGCATTGATGAAGGTAGACTTGCCGCGGCTGAACTCTCCGATGACGAGTACGCGAAACGGCTCCTGCCGCAGCCGGCGAAGGATTTCGACCGCGGTGGCTGACCCCCCGTCGTCGGTCCCGGCGTAGCCTCGCAGCCGTTCGACCGCTCGTTCGATGCGGCCGCATTTGTGGTCGAAACTATCCACCTTACCCCCACCGGCTAGGATCTACGATTCCAACACTACGGTAGAAAATGGACATCCCAAGTGTATTCATCGGCCTCGGCAAAAGCCACAGCAAATTGCCGCACGGCGTGGGAGGAGAAGGTCCGCGGCCATCGGCGCGACCCGGTGGACTACACGCACGTACCTCGAAGGCCGGCGCCCCGGGACTCCCCTGCGCGCGCACCCCGCGGGCATCACGTGCTATCACCGCCCCATGCCCGAGCTCGCCATCGTCACAGACGCGATCCACATCTCCACCCACGGCGACGCGGAGCTGCTCGACCTCACCGCGAGCGTCGCGCATCTCCTCGAGACGCACGGCTTCGTCGAGGGCCAGGCGCTGTTGTTCGTTCCGGGCTCGACGGCGGCGCTGACGACGGTCGAGTTCGAGCCGGGCCTGCAGAGGGATCTCCCCGAGCTCTTCGAACGGCTGGCGCCGAAGAAGGGGCGCTACCATCACGACGAGACCTGGCACGACGGCAACGGGCACTCGCACGTGCGGGCCTCGCTCCTCGGCCCGTCGCTGGTAGTGCCCTTCGCGCGGCGAAGGCTTCTTCTTGGCGCCTGGCAGCAGATCGTGCTGCTCGACTTCGACAACCGCCCGCGGCAGCGCGAGGTCGTCGTGCAGCTCACGGGGCGCCGCGAGACGGGCGCAACGCCGTAGGAGACGAAGGGGGCGTGGGGAAGGCGGGGGTACCGCCACGATCCATCGTCACCTCCCCCGTTCGGATCCTCGCCGCGCCCTGCAGAGCCGCTAGCGGTTCCCCGCGACCTGCCGCAGGTGCTCGGCCCAGGAGGCGTCGCGCGCGATCAGCCGATCACGTCTTCTCGCAACGGCGTGAGGGGCGAGGGGCTGGCCGGCCTCGAAGGCGCGAAGGCAGGCCTCGGCGGCCTCGAACTGCGGGCGGAAGCGGGCGGTGCGGAAGGGGTTCGCGGGGCCGAAGCCCGCGGCCGCGGCCTCGTCGCTAAAGGGCGTCGTCGGCCCCGGCGCGTAGCGATCGAGGCCATCGCGGGCGATGTCGGCGGTGACATCGCCAAGGTTCGGCACGGCGTGCGGCCCCTCGGGCGAGAGGTCGCGGAGCGCGTCGAGCTTGCCGGCCTCGGCGGCGTGCACGGCACGGCTCGCGCGATGCCAGAGCACCCGCAGAGCGAGCTCCTGCCAGTCGATGAGCTCGCCGGGGGTGAGGTTGCCGCGCTGAGCGAAGACGCGATCGAGGTCCGCCGCTCGCGGGCCGATCGCGTACTCGGCGGTGAGCGCCAGCGTGACCAGCGAGGGGTCGAAACCGGCGACGGTGGCCGGCGCCACGTAGCGCGGATGAGCCCCCAGTCGATCGAACCACTGATGGAGCAGGAGCTGCAGCGCGTAGTCGGCACGCGTCGCGGCGAGCGCGGGACGAATGGCCTCGTTCGTGCGCCGCAGGCAGCGCGCGAGCGTCTGGGTTTGGTCGGCGAGGCTCTTCGAGAGGCGCCGCGCGCGCAGCATCCGCCGCGGCGACCAGCTCTCGGTGCGCAGCCGACCGAGCGCCTGGTACGTGTCGAGATAGGCCGTGCAGGCCCCCCCGACCTCCCGGTGCGCCGCCGCGAAGCGTTCCGCGTCGCCCGGCCCCTGCGCCTCGAGGGGCGGCACGCAGAGGGCGCCGAGCGGCGGAGAAGGTCTCTGCCGGTAGAGGTCGTAGCGTCGCCAGGCGGGGAGGCGCTCGGTCGCCGAGGGGAGGCGATCCGTCGCCGCGTGGTGCTCGCCCGCCGCGTGCCCCTCGGTGTGGCTTCCGGGCGCCCGGGCCCACGCGGGCAGGACCATCCCCGCCCCCATCAACAGCACGAGCCGTGGTGCGATTCGTCGCATGACCAGCGAGCGCTGGAGCAACTCACATGCCATCGCGGTGGGCGTCCTGCTGGACGCGGACCGACCGAGCGGCCCTCCGGGGGAACACCGCGCGGTTCTCGACGACGAGTTAACGCATTTGGCGCATCCTCTCCGGCGCCGCGGCGGGCAACGCCGTTCGGGCGCTCGTGCCCCGCTCGAGTGGCCGGGTGGCGCGTCTCGCCGCGCGGAGTGCCCACGACGGGTGGCTACCGAGGCTCCAGCCTGGCAAGTCACTTCGCCCACTCCCGGGCCTTCCGGCGCGACCGCTCGCCGCCCAGGCGATTGAAATGTACGCCGTATTCGCAGCCCCGCCGCGGAGCCCGGGTAGCACGCGAGTTGCAGTGTCCGAAGCACTGGCTCTGCCGACCTCGGTACCTGACCCGGCACCGCCTGGAGATCCGAACGTGCGTCTGCCTGTTGCGTTGCTCCTCGGATGCCTCGTGGCCGCGGGAGGGCCGCGCCCGGTCCTCGCGGCCGGGGGCGTACCGCTCGTCGCGCCGGCTCCCGAACGCGACGGCGAACGCGGGGGCGGGCGCTTGCGCGGGGCGAAGAGACCGCGCGGGGGGACGCCCGTCGACTGGCTCCGCTCGGGCTGGACCAAGCTCCAGGCCCGCTTCGCGCACCCGCCACGTGGCACGAGCCCGCGAGCTGGCCCTCGCCTGAGCTTGCCGCGCCTGAATCGCCGCTCGCTCCTTCTCGGGAGCCTCATGCTCGCGCTTCTCGTCAACAACGTGTCCATCGCCGCCACGCGTGGCCCGAACCTCGACGCCTTTCTCGACGGGAACAATCCCTTCGTGCTCTACGAGAGCCGCGTGCTCGGCATCTCGCACACGCGACTCGCCCCACCCGAGTGGTTCACCACGGGCGACGGACCGGTCGTGGGCATCAACGGCGTCGAGCCCGGCGAGATGTACCTGCAGGCGGCCGACTACATGACGGGCGCCGAGTGGGCGAACGGCACGATCCGCGTTCAGGTGCGCGCGACCTCGCCCGAGAACCTCATCGAGCAGCTGCTCGCCGTCTATCGCCGGAGCGGTCCGATCAAGAAGGTGGTGATCGCGGCGCACGGAAGCTCGGGCTCGATGAACATCGGCGGCGTCAAGCTGGACGTGGCCTGGGTGAGGGCGCACGCGGGTTATCTCGCGCAGCTCCCCCCCGACCTGCTCGCCAAGGACGCGCAGATCGTGCTCATCTCCTGCTCCACGGCGCAGGGCTACTGGTCAAACCCCGGCCAGGGCGAGCGGGCGCTGCGCGAGATCTTCACGCCGCTGCTCCGCCAGGGCGGCACGATCGTCGCGTCGCGCCGGTACGTCGATCCCACGCTCGCCGACATCCCCGACGCCTACAAGAGCCCGGGCGAGCGCGTGGCCCGGCACCTGCTCTACGCGCCGGTCATCTCGCTCCTGGAAACGGTCGAGTTCGTGCTCAGCGACGGGCCGACGCTGACTCAGAAGGTGGACGTGATCCACGTCGCGGGGCCTTCCGGACGGTAGTCGTGCGAGCGGACGTTAGTCCCCCAAGATCGAAACAGGAGAGGTACGCCCAGCCGTCGGCGCCGAAGGCCTCGGATAGGGCGTGGTCCGCCGCCCTGATCGATGAGCACGACGGCACGCGCGCGGGGGCCGGCACGGGGGCCATCTTCTTCGTCGACCTTGCGTGGTGGGTCGCCGAGACACGCGGCGCGTCCGGGCGTCGAGCTCTGTGCCGGGGCCCTACCAGCGGCTGGGAACCGGACGGCCGGGGGTCCTCTTCTTCTTCGCCGGGGCAACGTACGGGGTCACGGCAAACGCGGCCTTCACCAGGACCGCCACGTCAGCCTCGGGGAATTCCCGTTGCGCCTGCGCCGGGGTGAGGAAGGTGCGCTCCCCACGGTAGCCGTAACCGAACGAGTCCTCGAAGCCCTGCTTGTAGAGACGACCGTCGGTGGTCACGAGGAGGTCGAGGTAGTCCGTGAAGGTGAAGCGGTCGCTCATCCCGGCCTGCACCTCGCGGTCGCGCAGCTTGCGGTGCACGAGGCGCGTGCTCTCGATCCCGGGCCGCCCGCCGCCATGCTGACGCTCCGGCACGTGGACCTTGCCG is a genomic window containing:
- a CDS encoding dynamin family protein — protein: MDSFDHKCGRIERAVERLRGYAGTDDGGSATAVEILRRLRQEPFRVLVIGEFSRGKSTFINALVGEKILPSSVRPTTAVITVLHHGEQRRATLHWREPNRPPEVIELGVGTGSKDLDGFVSTKNAAWNEVAKVDITLPLRGLGLPFELVDTPGVNDIDTQREEITYGYLSRADAAIMLLDLHQPFSGSERRFLVDKVLAKDLSRLLFVVNKIDQEAPEKLSRALDYVHKRLAEVDVCRESPVLPLAAKLALLGKLGDPQALAQSRFPEFEKHLRLFLERGAGKSRVDTATRRIARIADDLAAARLSLATAIESEAESLRATVEESRARHKGAVQATGRIEADTEVARARYVEEATRAVQDRLAMLRRETKALMATESFPDEASIAAVRDALNRGVRELVAIPQATAHQLLGTLCAKHSRPLRAAPLLAPGDVPGIELRVSASDSSASSSASGIGAAIGGLLGAALLGPIGAGVGGLLGAFLGKHLTDQPDAPQIRTSVAESLQGIDGRARQAIEQASHQLAVAVNEEVIVPQRLAAEHLHRATAELEAATSRPLAERRNRATALRTEAHDLAAIVDELRLIGGTD
- a CDS encoding DUF4347 domain-containing protein; translation: MRLPVALLLGCLVAAGGPRPVLAAGGVPLVAPAPERDGERGGGRLRGAKRPRGGTPVDWLRSGWTKLQARFAHPPRGTSPRAGPRLSLPRLNRRSLLLGSLMLALLVNNVSIAATRGPNLDAFLDGNNPFVLYESRVLGISHTRLAPPEWFTTGDGPVVGINGVEPGEMYLQAADYMTGAEWANGTIRVQVRATSPENLIEQLLAVYRRSGPIKKVVIAAHGSSGSMNIGGVKLDVAWVRAHAGYLAQLPPDLLAKDAQIVLISCSTAQGYWSNPGQGERALREIFTPLLRQGGTIVASRRYVDPTLADIPDAYKSPGERVARHLLYAPVISLLETVEFVLSDGPTLTQKVDVIHVAGPSGR
- a CDS encoding YjbQ family protein, which encodes MPELAIVTDAIHISTHGDAELLDLTASVAHLLETHGFVEGQALLFVPGSTAALTTVEFEPGLQRDLPELFERLAPKKGRYHHDETWHDGNGHSHVRASLLGPSLVVPFARRRLLLGAWQQIVLLDFDNRPRQREVVVQLTGRRETGATP
- a CDS encoding dynamin family protein, whose product is MAAIATEAGFSDIARHAAEALERLQFTSVHLVVLGEFNRGKTTLVNCLIGSPLLPMDIVPTTAAIWTIQKGEPHGAAVVKTDGATSSIELSPASLARLSADGELSSPDIRYVRITSPQLALADDVIVVDTPGVNDINEQRAEITYNFLVGADAALFLMDASSPLTKSEAQFLQGQVLSSSLEKIIFVVNKTDRLDADEVAESLAAASSRLEELLGQPVIVVGCDAARCLAALEAGRSGVAAQWGFQELRDAIDRLLAETREGAARRATAERRVAGLTAALRTRLEARRSVALMRVEERSRKQAEFEAQMEEARGRFDRFVDHCLTHGRDRLKLLLSQSQRVRNEEFVKHQMVRVSTMKGDFGAFCQKVLPYEMQCHVKRWFEEMRPVLQKFLEDFAAHSTAEYAKAFGGLLGLQVTLALDDSFSGSAPVIEAQDYGEYVGLALPAAGFLAASFLALGPFAIVGLVAGTAINKVLQSRHAEANRAQITAEIPGAVHEVSTRALNALLEKVDDWFNAFTGVLREQFELEVARRQADFAVEGDATASATSTAPLESSINALRQLVA
- a CDS encoding dynamin family protein, producing the protein MGDPRSSQGPTELRQRGLAFLDSLTASRHVVGDLRDETVRARAEFDRLTRERRLRLAVLGETSSGKSTFLNAFLEIDLLSADFEPTTAVNTRLSYGPAFQVEASTGQGEPRRLWPHVRATRDTIRTALHLHGRPDLPLDPQGRLTAAGRQSAQKFIWDVTTEAGGAHSLKEVVIRLPSTHLAAALDIIDTPGINPGLAPADQARHYQVTRAAVEACHLAIFLIDARNPLKATEQKFFSEFAPYLSRIFFVANKMDVLDDEEADDTKSYIRENLAEKFQLSPSTVNLYFVSSLQTGGSSRYRQTLVRLREDVIAFMERSRESMVFERAARSFANQATTLDRISKQQSQESRERLAELNARRIANAQEMKSGVLRRAAEAYLTASAEARPLFSKAADDLVERASSAFALALGEAKKKDDVKAICMHSAEQLCRAQLVAPLEKVVATVLSQCLEVALRAANAEFATMYRESNVPQPGPPDPKELRHVAENLFSGSMTISSTVQSLSQDPELGQVARGVGKASLGVIGMAIGGPVGAIVGGLLGGALGGLFTSITELQTKAFESFSQAANAIALSAVRRTNQLLDGDDASYLNVFREAIDRQIAAYTEGVERLISDHRRNLQETQATIGFLDTASADAARLATWATELSATSRRELEGRTIGGTAGRVPLLDEDVLEIIAGEAFSAACHGGLGVPSRIARWLAGDGALVLAPIDGDQAAAIANADTLVRLLRSEAGDTEQKAWCKSQPAALLRLGLTPTDVAVLAGHLQVEDVATAVIAASRGWLRPGQVFAQLGARGVAVTEETIDRAIDEIGKTCAAWGRSSPDLALVERKLRRACRRRAAWPGVVRAAKWTTALAAGVAAAIILFGVVRHQGSSGRSAEVSAAGRLNPQTTVSAGAAATAAADRPSTAARSASTSDGASAADKPVAPPAKLEDLLDLKRSPSELTLLAADLQARGEDRAAIAKHLTAAGMKRYRKKDLAGAAKVFELAVAADDQCVSAIWNRACVAGQLKDAQGAVAWLDKLRALETDTSRSYVSAVATERSFKAVRSDPVFQKWASTVSASPGNEPKADAGSPGESAEEAGAAGKTSADDDAQDSADGDSTEGSRKARAATPPDAGAQDASSGSTARGASQNGSADARPAPVASTRLSGAAIKRTMSALKQNVQRCSEEHGGQGTIKLKVQVAPSGEVKTVGVHESMAGAPVAACISALVRAAKFPSFEGKDVVFVYPYLLR